The following are encoded in a window of Parambassis ranga chromosome 15, fParRan2.1, whole genome shotgun sequence genomic DNA:
- the chchd1 gene encoding small ribosomal subunit protein mS37 produces MAAQGSIQEKVSRLLSRDNGKPVIKPNKALALRDAVANRKLKKGEASCVTEMSVLMACWKQTNFVDGLCSQEISTFYMCVEKAQAAMKSKTEQSNIQGGRLSPKQATTLLKRYPNIRTEV; encoded by the exons ATGGCGGCACAGGGGTCCATTCAGGAGAAGGTCAGCAGACTGCTGAGCAGAGACAACGGGAAACCCGTAATCAAACCTAACAAGGCTCTGGCTCTGAGAGATGCTGTGGCCAACCGCAAACTCAAGAAAGGAG AAGCCAGCTGTGTCACTGAGATGTCAGTCCTCATGGCCTGTTGGAAGCAGACGAACTTCGTTGATGGGCTGTGTTCTCAGGAGATTAGTACCTTCTACATGTGTGTAGAGAAGGCCCAG GCAGCTATGAAGAGTAAGACTGAACAAAGCAACATCCAGGGAGGGCGTCTGTCACCAAAACAAGCTACAACACTGCTGAAGAGATATCCCAACATTCGCACTGAGGTCTAG